The Arachis hypogaea cultivar Tifrunner chromosome 14, arahy.Tifrunner.gnm2.J5K5, whole genome shotgun sequence genome has a segment encoding these proteins:
- the LOC112744121 gene encoding ABC transporter B family member 6-like, whose translation MVSRELFGWSPPHIQPLTPVSEVSEPPESPSLYIDAGAETSASQQVEVEEEIIGQDAQFHTFKEGASKPQFRLGQHWHSPLHLLISEAS comes from the exons ATGGTGTCGAGAGAGCTGTTCGGTTGGTCCCCGCCGCACATACAGCCTCTCACTCCGGTGTCTGAGGTTTCGGAGCCGCCGGAGTCACCGTCTCTGTATATTGATGCCGGTGCCGAGACTTCGGCGTCGCAACAGGTTGAGGTGGAGGAGGAGATCATAGGACAAGATGCCCAGTTTCACACGTTCAAGGAG GGAGCATCAAAACCGCAATTCAGGCTGGGTCAGCATTGGCATTCGCCTCTGCATTTATTGATTTCAGAG GCCTCATAA